A genomic window from Micromonospora sp. WMMA1947 includes:
- a CDS encoding alpha/beta hydrolase, giving the protein MGDTTGKRHLILLHGMGATGEVWLPWAPLLERRWPGRWLAPDLAGHGWSPPLPGYSFEALAQRVADGLGPVRLGPTDRLVLLGHSLGGVVALALAARQRALPVDAVVGLGIKAVWSPAELAKSQELAARPVTWFATRDEAARRYLRVSGLAGLFAPDHPVVEAGLRREDGRWRLAMDPAAFAVGEPRLAALLAATDVPVLLARGEQDPMVTDAQLKELGVPVATLPGLGHNAHVEDPAAVLALLDPYL; this is encoded by the coding sequence ATGGGCGATACGACGGGGAAGCGGCACCTGATTCTCCTGCACGGCATGGGTGCCACCGGCGAGGTGTGGCTGCCCTGGGCGCCGCTGCTGGAGCGCCGCTGGCCCGGCCGCTGGCTCGCCCCCGACCTCGCCGGTCACGGCTGGTCGCCGCCGCTGCCCGGCTACTCGTTCGAGGCCCTCGCCCAACGCGTGGCCGACGGGCTCGGCCCGGTACGGCTCGGCCCCACCGACCGGCTGGTGCTGCTCGGGCACTCGCTCGGCGGGGTGGTGGCGCTGGCGCTCGCCGCCCGGCAGCGGGCCCTTCCGGTCGACGCGGTGGTGGGGCTCGGCATCAAGGCGGTCTGGTCCCCGGCCGAGCTGGCGAAGTCGCAGGAACTGGCCGCCCGGCCGGTCACCTGGTTCGCCACCCGCGACGAGGCGGCTCGCCGCTACCTGCGGGTGTCAGGGCTCGCCGGGCTGTTCGCCCCGGACCATCCCGTGGTGGAGGCGGGGCTGCGGCGGGAGGACGGCCGCTGGCGGCTCGCCATGGATCCGGCGGCGTTCGCGGTCGGGGAGCCCCGGCTGGCGGCGCTGCTGGCCGCCACCGACGTGCCGGTGCTGCTGGCCCGGGGCGAGCAGGACCCGATGGTGACCGACGCGCAGCTCAAGGAACTGGGTGTGCCGGTGGCCACGCTGCCCGGGCTGGGCCACAACGCGCACGTCGAGGACCCGGCCGCGGTGCTCGCCCTGCTCGACCCGTACCTCTGA
- a CDS encoding solute carrier family 23 protein, protein MTQSPTSRWSPWTLHGDGRQVRPGDVVAPDERLSWPRTIGVGVQHVVAMFGATFTVPLITGFPPATTLLFSGLGTLLFLLITGNRLPSYLGSSFAFIAPVLAAKTDGGIGAALGGIVVAGVALALVGVVVQVAGSRWIDALMPPVVTGAIVMLIGLNLAPVAWDGDGSGTGVKAQPLIAVVTLLAILLTTVLFRGFVARLSILVGVVVGWVLAALTGNLDQQAVSGLRQAAWVGFPEFHTPSFDARAVVLVIPVILVLIAENAGHVKAVAAMTGRNLDRDMGRALLGDGVATVLAGSGGGSGTTTYAENIGVMAATRVYSTAAYWIAGGTAILLGLCPKFGALILTVPAGVLGGATTALYGLIAILGARIWIESRVDFHDPINLFTAAVAVIIGAANYTLTAGDLSFNGIALGTAAALAIYHGMRLIARLRGTTPESRQSPDPEL, encoded by the coding sequence ATGACCCAGTCCCCCACCTCCCGCTGGTCCCCGTGGACCCTGCACGGCGACGGCCGCCAGGTACGCCCCGGCGACGTGGTCGCGCCCGACGAGCGGCTCTCCTGGCCGCGCACCATCGGCGTGGGCGTGCAGCACGTGGTCGCCATGTTCGGCGCCACCTTCACCGTCCCGCTGATCACCGGGTTCCCGCCCGCCACCACGCTGCTGTTCTCCGGCCTCGGCACGCTGCTGTTCCTGCTGATCACCGGCAACCGGCTGCCCTCGTACCTCGGTTCGTCGTTCGCGTTCATCGCGCCGGTGCTGGCGGCGAAGACCGACGGCGGCATCGGCGCGGCCCTCGGCGGCATCGTGGTCGCGGGCGTCGCGCTGGCGCTCGTCGGCGTGGTGGTGCAGGTGGCCGGTTCCCGCTGGATCGACGCGCTGATGCCGCCGGTGGTGACCGGCGCGATCGTCATGCTGATCGGCCTCAACCTCGCGCCGGTGGCCTGGGACGGCGACGGCTCCGGCACCGGCGTCAAGGCGCAGCCGCTGATCGCCGTGGTCACGCTCCTCGCGATCCTGCTCACGACGGTGCTGTTCCGGGGCTTCGTGGCGCGGCTGTCGATCCTCGTCGGCGTGGTGGTCGGGTGGGTGCTCGCCGCGCTCACCGGCAACCTCGACCAGCAGGCGGTCAGCGGCCTGCGCCAGGCGGCCTGGGTCGGTTTCCCCGAGTTCCACACGCCGAGCTTCGACGCGCGCGCCGTCGTGCTGGTCATCCCGGTGATCCTGGTGCTGATCGCGGAGAACGCCGGGCACGTCAAGGCGGTCGCCGCGATGACCGGCCGCAACCTGGACCGCGACATGGGCCGGGCGCTGCTCGGCGACGGCGTCGCCACGGTGCTGGCCGGCTCCGGCGGCGGTTCCGGCACCACCACGTACGCGGAGAACATCGGCGTGATGGCCGCGACCCGCGTCTACTCCACCGCCGCGTACTGGATCGCCGGCGGAACGGCGATCCTGCTCGGGCTGTGCCCGAAGTTCGGCGCGCTGATCCTGACCGTCCCGGCCGGTGTGCTCGGCGGCGCCACCACGGCCCTGTACGGCCTGATCGCCATCCTCGGCGCCCGGATCTGGATCGAGAGCCGGGTCGACTTCCACGACCCGATCAACCTGTTCACCGCGGCGGTGGCGGTGATCATCGGGGCCGCCAACTACACGTTGACGGCCGGCGACCTGTCGTTCAACGGCATCGCGCTGGGCACCGCCGCCGCCTTGGCGATCTACCACGGCATGCGCCTGATCGCCCGCCTGCGCGGCACCACTCCCGAGTCCCGCCAATCCCCCGACCCCGAACTCTGA
- a CDS encoding alpha-ketoglutarate-dependent dioxygenase AlkB, protein MSDAYQPSMLDLAEQGPALGPLAGALRRHELSRGAWVDHLPGWVRGSDEVLDTLRHDVPWRAERRTMYDTAVDVPRLLCWYAAGRPLPHPVLTAARDALTRHYAPELGEPFVTAGMCLYRDGRDSVAWHGDTLGRSAHTDTMVAIVSFGSPRALLLRPRGGGGGSLRFPLGHGDLVVMGGSCQRTWEHAVPKTTRPVGPRVSVQFRPTGVA, encoded by the coding sequence GTGTCCGACGCGTACCAGCCCTCGATGCTCGACCTGGCCGAGCAGGGCCCGGCCCTGGGCCCGCTCGCCGGGGCGCTGCGCCGGCACGAGCTGAGCCGGGGCGCCTGGGTCGACCACCTGCCCGGCTGGGTCCGGGGCTCCGACGAGGTGCTCGACACGCTGCGCCACGACGTGCCGTGGCGGGCCGAACGCCGCACCATGTACGACACCGCTGTCGACGTACCCCGGCTGCTCTGCTGGTACGCCGCCGGCCGGCCCCTGCCGCACCCGGTGCTCACCGCGGCCCGGGACGCACTCACCCGGCACTACGCGCCCGAACTGGGCGAGCCGTTCGTCACCGCCGGCATGTGCCTGTACCGCGACGGGCGCGACAGCGTCGCCTGGCACGGCGACACCCTGGGCCGCTCCGCGCACACCGACACCATGGTGGCGATCGTGTCGTTCGGCTCCCCGCGCGCGCTGCTGCTGCGCCCCCGCGGCGGAGGCGGCGGCAGCCTGCGGTTCCCGCTCGGCCACGGCGACCTCGTGGTCATGGGCGGCTCCTGCCAGCGCACCTGGGAACACGCGGTGCCGAAGACCACCCGGCCGGTCGGCCCCCGCGTCAGCGTCCAGTTCCGTCCCACCGGCGTCGCCTGA
- a CDS encoding polysaccharide pyruvyl transferase family protein produces the protein MHQRILLRARKGPFDVLTPEETFAGNWIGDNSGNLVFSHAAHKLLATSTAEITATRTPADPRLADEINERHDVFVVPLANAFRRSFIHRLTPLTRLIERLKIPVVVLGVGVQTNVDGDREYLRPIDEPVRAFCKAVLDRSHSIGVRGEVTESYLNTLGFSDVEQIGCPSMFLHGDTFRLEKDRPELTADSKVALTISPYVRSMAAVVRHHQERYPNLCYVPQDLRTLGTLLYGDAPEHRGQSSDIPLHTSHPLFAEDKVRMFVDPWTWMSHLSGYDFAFGTRIHGTITALVAGTPGYLFAHDSRTLELARYFGIPHRIMRDVPADVDAADLYAEADYTALNDGHKARFETITAFLRKHDLGTSFADGDSAARFDRQVAETVFPPAVRPAAATPPAELLTRIERLRDENAKLTATIDALRSQQLRERIKQAVPGTVRRMLRR, from the coding sequence ATGCACCAGCGGATCCTGCTCCGCGCCCGCAAGGGCCCGTTCGACGTCCTCACGCCGGAGGAGACGTTCGCCGGCAACTGGATCGGCGACAACAGCGGCAACCTGGTCTTCAGCCACGCCGCGCACAAGCTGCTCGCCACCTCCACGGCCGAGATCACAGCGACCCGCACCCCGGCCGACCCGCGGCTCGCCGACGAGATCAACGAGCGGCACGACGTCTTCGTGGTGCCGCTGGCGAACGCGTTCCGGCGCAGCTTCATCCACCGGCTCACGCCGCTGACCCGGCTGATCGAACGGCTGAAGATCCCGGTGGTGGTGCTCGGCGTCGGCGTGCAGACGAACGTCGACGGCGACCGCGAGTACCTACGCCCGATCGACGAACCGGTCCGCGCGTTCTGCAAGGCCGTGCTGGACCGGTCGCACAGCATCGGCGTCCGCGGCGAGGTGACCGAGAGCTACCTCAACACGCTGGGCTTCTCCGACGTGGAGCAGATCGGCTGCCCGTCGATGTTCCTGCACGGCGACACGTTCCGGCTCGAGAAGGACCGCCCGGAGCTGACCGCCGACTCGAAGGTCGCGCTCACCATCTCCCCGTACGTCCGCTCGATGGCCGCCGTGGTCCGCCACCACCAGGAGCGCTACCCGAACCTCTGCTACGTGCCGCAGGACCTGCGCACGCTCGGCACCCTGCTCTACGGCGACGCGCCCGAGCACCGGGGCCAGAGCAGCGACATCCCGCTGCACACCTCGCACCCGCTGTTCGCCGAGGACAAGGTGCGCATGTTCGTCGACCCGTGGACCTGGATGTCGCACCTGTCCGGGTACGACTTCGCGTTCGGCACCCGCATCCACGGCACCATCACCGCGCTCGTCGCCGGCACGCCCGGCTACCTGTTCGCGCACGACTCGCGCACGCTGGAACTGGCCCGCTACTTCGGCATCCCGCACCGGATCATGCGGGACGTGCCGGCCGACGTCGACGCCGCCGACCTCTACGCGGAGGCCGACTACACCGCGCTCAACGACGGCCACAAGGCCCGCTTCGAGACCATCACCGCGTTCCTGCGCAAGCACGACCTCGGCACCTCGTTCGCCGACGGTGACAGCGCCGCGCGCTTCGACCGGCAGGTCGCCGAGACGGTGTTCCCGCCGGCCGTCCGGCCCGCCGCCGCCACCCCGCCGGCCGAACTGCTGACCCGCATCGAGCGGCTGCGCGACGAGAACGCCAAGCTCACCGCCACCATCGACGCGCTGCGGTCGCAGCAGCTCCGGGAGCGGATCAAGCAGGCCGTCCCGGGCACCGTCCGCCGGATGCTGCGGCGCTGA
- a CDS encoding class I SAM-dependent methyltransferase — protein MAVSHPVFSRLFARASVAMDQAGMAAHRSRLVTGLRGRVVEVGAGNGRNLAHYPPGVTRVLAVEPEPRLRALARAAAPGAPVPVTVTAGLAEALPVADGAADAVVLSLVLCSVPDQAVALREAHRVLRPGGELRFYEHVVAQTPGLRRAQRLADATLWPLFCAGCHTARDTVAAIRAAGFEVTELDRFRFPPTGLPAPASPHVLGAAIRP, from the coding sequence ATGGCCGTCTCGCATCCCGTCTTCTCCCGGCTCTTCGCCCGCGCCAGCGTCGCCATGGACCAGGCCGGCATGGCCGCGCACCGCTCCCGCCTCGTCACCGGGCTGCGCGGTCGGGTGGTGGAGGTCGGCGCCGGAAACGGGCGCAACCTGGCGCACTACCCGCCGGGCGTGACCCGGGTGCTCGCCGTCGAGCCGGAGCCGCGCCTGCGCGCCCTGGCCCGCGCCGCCGCACCGGGCGCCCCGGTGCCGGTCACCGTCACCGCCGGGCTGGCCGAGGCGCTGCCGGTCGCCGACGGCGCGGCCGACGCGGTGGTGCTGTCGCTCGTCCTCTGCTCGGTGCCGGACCAGGCGGTGGCGCTGCGCGAGGCGCACCGGGTGCTGCGGCCCGGCGGCGAACTGCGCTTCTACGAACATGTGGTGGCGCAGACCCCCGGCCTGCGGCGGGCCCAGCGCCTGGCCGACGCCACGCTCTGGCCGCTGTTCTGCGCCGGCTGCCACACCGCCCGGGACACGGTGGCAGCGATCCGGGCGGCCGGTTTCGAGGTGACCGAACTGGACCGCTTCCGCTTCCCGCCGACCGGGCTGCCCGCCCCGGCCTCGCCGCACGTCCTCGGCGCCGCGATCCGGCCCTGA
- a CDS encoding DNA topoisomerase IV subunit B, which yields MGGSHGERHHTAETWEYDQLTAQPDTLYGADDLTHLEGLDAVRKRPGMYIGSTDSRGVGHLVNEILDNSTDEGVAGHATRVDVILHADGSVQVDDDGRGIPTDVHAKSGISGVELVLTRLHAGGKFGGSGYKTSGGLHGVGASAVNALSRRFDVTVRRGGKVHAMSFRHGVPGVFDGDGPDAPFTPGPGLQIVGAMKRGQRTGTSIRWWHDPRYFETGAALDTEAVRLKLRNTAFLVPGVAYRLRDDTGEESVEERFHFPNGLTDMVEYLAPAGDRPVSGTLLVTGEGTYRENAADANGVMQSNVQRRAEVEVAFRWGTGYERTVECFTNTIRNAHGGTHRKGFERALARTLADAARNARGLLKPKEDAPTLDDVLEGMTAVVHVRIPEPQFTSQTKDELSTAGITKVLQGLVEAHLKSWLDDRRTKAEARTVLQKIVDAARVRLTQKQQKDAARRKTALEGAAMPAKLVDCRATGVERSELFIVEGDSALGTSRMARSSEYQALLPIRGKILNVQKANLQQVLDNAECAAIVQVLGAGSGRTFDLSALRYGRVLIMADADVDGAHIRTLLITLFARYMRPLIEAGRLYAAMPPLHKITTKGRNPQTVYTYTQAEMEATVRKLEKAGKQIVTPIPRFKGLGEMDADELWETTMNPATRAVRRITLDDVDAAERILELLMGEKVEPRRNWLIDSADRVDRDAIDA from the coding sequence GTGGGGGGATCACACGGTGAACGGCACCACACCGCCGAGACCTGGGAGTACGACCAGTTGACCGCACAGCCTGACACCCTCTACGGGGCCGACGACCTGACGCACCTGGAAGGCCTCGACGCCGTCCGCAAGCGCCCGGGCATGTACATCGGCTCGACCGACAGCCGTGGCGTGGGTCACCTCGTCAACGAGATCCTCGACAACTCGACCGACGAGGGTGTCGCCGGTCACGCCACCAGAGTCGACGTGATCCTGCACGCCGACGGCTCGGTCCAGGTCGACGACGACGGCCGGGGCATCCCCACCGACGTGCACGCCAAGTCCGGCATCTCCGGCGTCGAGCTGGTGCTGACCCGCCTGCACGCGGGCGGCAAGTTCGGCGGCTCCGGCTACAAGACCTCCGGCGGCCTGCACGGCGTCGGCGCGTCGGCGGTCAACGCGCTGTCCCGCCGCTTCGACGTCACGGTCCGGCGGGGCGGCAAGGTCCACGCCATGTCGTTCCGTCACGGCGTACCGGGCGTCTTCGACGGCGACGGCCCGGACGCGCCGTTCACCCCCGGTCCCGGCCTGCAGATCGTCGGCGCGATGAAGCGCGGCCAGCGCACCGGCACCTCGATCCGCTGGTGGCACGACCCGCGCTACTTCGAGACCGGTGCCGCGCTCGACACCGAGGCGGTCCGGCTCAAGCTGCGCAACACCGCGTTCCTCGTCCCCGGCGTGGCCTACCGGCTGCGCGACGACACCGGCGAGGAATCCGTCGAGGAGCGCTTCCACTTCCCCAACGGGCTCACCGACATGGTGGAATACCTCGCCCCGGCCGGCGACCGGCCCGTCTCCGGCACGCTGCTGGTCACCGGCGAGGGCACCTACCGGGAGAACGCCGCCGACGCCAACGGCGTCATGCAGTCCAACGTGCAGCGGCGCGCCGAGGTCGAGGTGGCCTTCCGCTGGGGCACCGGCTACGAGCGCACCGTCGAGTGCTTCACCAACACCATCCGCAACGCCCACGGCGGCACGCACCGCAAGGGCTTCGAGCGGGCGCTGGCCCGTACCCTCGCCGACGCCGCCCGCAACGCCCGCGGCCTGCTCAAGCCCAAGGAGGACGCGCCCACCCTGGACGACGTCCTGGAGGGCATGACCGCGGTGGTGCACGTGCGCATCCCCGAGCCGCAGTTCACCTCGCAGACCAAGGACGAACTGTCCACCGCCGGCATCACCAAGGTGCTTCAGGGCCTGGTCGAGGCGCACCTCAAGAGCTGGCTGGACGACCGCCGCACCAAGGCCGAGGCCCGGACGGTGCTCCAGAAGATCGTCGACGCGGCCCGGGTGCGGCTCACCCAGAAGCAGCAGAAGGACGCCGCCCGCCGCAAGACCGCGCTGGAGGGCGCGGCCATGCCGGCCAAGCTCGTCGACTGCCGGGCCACCGGTGTGGAGCGCAGCGAGCTGTTCATCGTGGAGGGCGACAGCGCCCTCGGTACCAGCCGGATGGCCCGCTCGTCGGAATACCAGGCGCTGCTGCCGATCCGGGGCAAGATCCTCAACGTGCAGAAGGCGAACCTCCAGCAGGTGCTGGACAACGCCGAGTGCGCCGCCATCGTGCAGGTGCTCGGCGCCGGCTCCGGCCGGACGTTCGACCTGTCGGCGCTGCGGTACGGCCGGGTGCTCATCATGGCCGACGCGGACGTCGACGGCGCGCACATCCGTACCCTGCTGATCACGCTGTTCGCCCGCTACATGCGGCCGCTGATCGAGGCCGGGCGGCTCTACGCGGCGATGCCGCCCCTGCACAAGATCACCACGAAGGGGCGCAACCCGCAGACCGTCTACACCTACACGCAGGCGGAGATGGAGGCGACGGTGCGCAAGCTGGAGAAGGCCGGCAAGCAGATCGTCACGCCGATCCCGCGCTTCAAGGGCCTCGGTGAGATGGACGCCGACGAGCTGTGGGAGACGACCATGAACCCGGCCACCCGGGCGGTCCGCCGGATCACGCTCGACGACGTCGACGCTGCCGAGCGGATCCTCGAACTGCTCATGGGGGAGAAGGTCGAACCCCGCCGCAACTGGCTGATCGACTCCGCCGACCGCGTCGACCGCGACGCCATCGACGCCTGA
- a CDS encoding CDP-glycerol glycerophosphotransferase family protein gives MRGDLVRKLLARVLTTGLAVLAFLVVALTGATGWGLALAVAALAATAWERRVRPSADGLAETVLVAAGILVGYARRLDDGFDPALTATALVLLGLVLLVGPLRQAGALEIRAANLPVRTWAPVVAARLGDALLVLLAVVALAAALTLPAWTALAAALLVGAGCGAVALDLARRRFRPPAGGGPVGRALRHHRPEFVLHFSAPPGSEYQVTMWLPYLERIGRPFLVVLREPELLPAVAAATRAPVVLCPTLKALDEALVPSLRVAFYVNHGAKNAHLIRFNQLTHVQLHHGDSDKAPSANPVSAIFDKIFVAGQAAIDRYARAGVEIPADKFVVVGRPQVEAIEVRREPVTPSAHPTVLYTPTWTGHHADANYCSLPVAETLIRRLIDRGATVILRAHPYTGKNPASARQLARLTELLAADRARTGRPHLFGAAASRELTLTECVNRADALVSDVSGVISDWLYSGKPYAVTDTGADGEHFVERFPLAASGYVLRRDMSNVDEVLTDLLDADPKAAQRWAARTRYLGDFPADGYAEAFLTAARRELEPEWSVPAPRAVV, from the coding sequence ATGCGTGGTGACCTGGTCCGCAAGCTGCTCGCCCGGGTACTGACCACCGGGCTGGCGGTGCTGGCCTTCCTCGTCGTGGCGCTCACCGGGGCCACCGGCTGGGGCCTGGCGCTGGCGGTGGCCGCGCTGGCCGCCACCGCCTGGGAGCGCCGGGTCCGGCCGTCGGCCGACGGTCTCGCCGAGACGGTGCTCGTCGCCGCCGGCATCCTGGTCGGCTACGCCCGGCGCCTCGACGACGGTTTCGACCCGGCGCTGACCGCCACCGCGCTGGTGCTGCTCGGCCTGGTGCTGCTGGTCGGCCCGCTGCGGCAGGCCGGCGCGCTGGAGATCCGCGCGGCGAACCTCCCGGTCCGCACGTGGGCACCCGTGGTCGCCGCCCGGCTGGGCGACGCGCTGCTGGTGCTGCTCGCCGTGGTGGCGCTCGCCGCCGCCCTGACGCTGCCGGCCTGGACGGCGCTGGCCGCCGCGCTGCTGGTCGGCGCCGGATGCGGGGCGGTCGCGCTCGACCTCGCCCGGCGCCGGTTCCGGCCGCCCGCCGGAGGTGGACCGGTCGGCCGGGCGCTGCGCCACCACCGGCCCGAGTTCGTGCTGCACTTCTCCGCGCCGCCCGGCTCGGAGTATCAGGTCACCATGTGGCTGCCCTACCTGGAACGGATCGGCCGCCCGTTCCTGGTGGTGCTGCGCGAGCCGGAGCTCCTGCCCGCGGTGGCCGCCGCCACCCGCGCCCCGGTGGTCCTCTGCCCCACGCTGAAGGCGCTGGACGAGGCGCTGGTGCCCAGCCTACGGGTCGCCTTCTACGTCAACCACGGCGCGAAGAACGCCCACCTGATCCGGTTCAACCAGCTCACCCACGTGCAGCTGCACCACGGCGACAGCGACAAGGCACCGAGCGCCAACCCGGTCTCGGCCATCTTCGACAAGATCTTCGTGGCCGGGCAGGCGGCGATCGACAGGTACGCCCGCGCCGGCGTGGAGATCCCCGCCGACAAGTTCGTCGTGGTCGGCCGTCCCCAGGTCGAGGCCATCGAGGTACGCCGGGAGCCGGTCACCCCGTCGGCGCACCCGACGGTCCTCTACACCCCGACCTGGACCGGGCACCACGCCGACGCCAACTACTGCTCGCTGCCGGTGGCCGAGACGCTGATCCGCCGGTTGATCGACAGGGGGGCCACGGTGATCCTGCGCGCCCACCCGTACACCGGCAAGAACCCGGCCTCGGCCCGCCAGCTCGCCCGCCTCACCGAACTGCTCGCCGCCGACCGGGCCAGGACCGGCCGGCCGCACCTGTTCGGCGCCGCCGCGAGCCGCGAGCTGACGCTCACCGAATGCGTCAACCGCGCCGACGCGCTGGTCTCCGACGTCTCCGGGGTCATCTCCGACTGGCTGTACTCCGGCAAGCCGTACGCGGTCACCGACACCGGCGCCGACGGCGAGCACTTCGTCGAGCGGTTCCCGCTGGCGGCGTCCGGCTACGTGCTGCGGCGCGACATGTCCAACGTGGACGAGGTGCTCACCGACCTGCTCGACGCCGACCCGAAGGCGGCGCAGCGCTGGGCGGCCCGGACCCGCTACCTGGGCGACTTCCCCGCCGACGGCTACGCCGAGGCGTTCCTCACCGCCGCCCGCCGCGAGCTGGAACCCGAATGGTCGGTCCCGGCGCCGCGCGCCGTGGTGTAG
- a CDS encoding C39 family peptidase yields MEDFVKHHLKRQLRRIVTERPYQIIAGSAAALVLAAGAGTVAAAGDDAPVQENTAAVADLGAARLGEQPASRGEARIAVPPASPSASAAPSASASASPSAKAAADPDLTRKAKPKPPSSKSLDYDYQAQINYFYCGPAAVRNALSAAGIERSQDALAGPLGTTEMGTNSAEDTTRVLNQQVKGNPYRTRMIPGTATPAQMDRLQADVVEAISNGRAVVANVAGTATDTNGGWHSFPGGHYVAVVGYKDDGRTVRIADSADPSLPSYWLTTIDLAHWIASRGYSA; encoded by the coding sequence GTGGAGGATTTCGTGAAGCACCACCTGAAGCGTCAGCTGCGACGGATCGTCACCGAACGCCCGTACCAGATCATCGCCGGATCGGCCGCCGCGCTCGTGCTGGCCGCCGGTGCCGGCACCGTCGCCGCCGCCGGTGACGACGCCCCGGTCCAGGAGAACACCGCGGCGGTCGCCGATCTCGGCGCCGCCCGCCTCGGCGAGCAGCCCGCCAGCCGCGGCGAGGCCCGCATCGCCGTACCGCCGGCGTCGCCCAGCGCCTCGGCCGCGCCCAGCGCGTCGGCGAGCGCCTCCCCGTCGGCCAAGGCGGCGGCGGACCCGGACCTCACCCGGAAGGCCAAGCCGAAGCCGCCGTCGAGCAAGTCGCTCGACTACGACTACCAGGCGCAGATCAACTACTTCTACTGCGGCCCGGCCGCCGTGCGCAACGCGCTCAGCGCCGCCGGCATCGAGCGCAGCCAGGACGCGCTCGCCGGCCCGCTCGGCACCACCGAGATGGGCACCAACTCCGCCGAGGACACCACCCGGGTGCTCAACCAGCAGGTCAAGGGCAACCCGTACCGGACCCGCATGATTCCCGGCACCGCCACCCCGGCCCAGATGGACCGGCTCCAGGCCGACGTCGTCGAGGCGATCAGCAACGGCCGCGCGGTCGTCGCGAACGTCGCCGGTACCGCCACCGACACCAACGGCGGCTGGCACTCGTTCCCGGGCGGCCACTACGTCGCCGTGGTCGGCTACAAGGACGACGGCCGGACCGTACGGATCGCCGACTCGGCCGACCCGTCCCTGCCCTCGTACTGGCTCACCACGATCGACCTGGCGCACTGGATCGCCAGCCGCGGCTACTCCGCCTGA
- a CDS encoding acyltransferase, with amino-acid sequence MTSAPTVTRAPRLPSLTGLRWVAALLVFGFHAGTMGIVAEPHLKPLIDKAFSLGLSGVEFFFILSGFVLVWSYRDGERAWTFLRRRFAKIYPNHVVTFVAAVTVAAWFADPIVPWAAIANFFLVQAWIPLGGYFYSVNNVSWSLSCELAFYLCLPLVVPWLRRARTGVLRTVLVAAPLLILALWPGQQLVPEEQRWWFTQIFPVTRSLEFWMGVAAAELMRRHRWRGPNLTVATGVFVTTWVVAALWIPAEFWAALLAVAYLLVIAAAADADVRGRPTPWRSRAMVWLGEVSFAFYLVHVLVMVTVLRLTGHWGSGLPGWRGPLAVLGFLVVTLALAAALHRWVEVPMMRLLGPSRRARAASRMPAAAPAVPAPRRAADDAAGPAADGGATSVAGPGEGIEYAGRRRPD; translated from the coding sequence ATGACCAGCGCGCCGACCGTCACCCGTGCCCCACGACTGCCGTCGCTGACCGGATTGCGGTGGGTCGCCGCGCTGCTCGTCTTCGGCTTCCACGCCGGGACCATGGGCATCGTCGCCGAGCCGCACCTGAAGCCCCTGATCGACAAGGCGTTCAGCCTCGGCCTGTCCGGCGTCGAGTTCTTCTTCATCCTCAGCGGGTTCGTGCTGGTCTGGTCGTACCGGGACGGGGAACGCGCGTGGACGTTCCTGCGCCGCCGGTTCGCCAAGATCTACCCGAACCACGTGGTGACGTTCGTCGCGGCGGTGACGGTCGCGGCCTGGTTCGCCGACCCGATCGTCCCGTGGGCCGCGATCGCCAACTTCTTCCTGGTCCAGGCGTGGATCCCGCTGGGCGGCTACTTCTACAGCGTCAACAACGTGAGCTGGTCGCTCTCCTGCGAGCTGGCCTTCTACCTGTGCCTGCCGCTCGTGGTGCCGTGGCTGCGCCGGGCCCGTACCGGCGTGCTGCGGACCGTGCTGGTCGCGGCGCCGCTGCTCATCCTGGCGCTGTGGCCCGGCCAGCAGCTCGTGCCGGAGGAGCAGCGGTGGTGGTTCACGCAGATCTTCCCGGTGACCCGGTCGCTGGAGTTCTGGATGGGTGTGGCCGCCGCCGAGCTGATGCGCCGGCACCGCTGGCGCGGCCCGAACCTCACCGTCGCCACCGGCGTCTTCGTCACCACCTGGGTCGTCGCCGCGCTGTGGATCCCGGCCGAGTTCTGGGCGGCGCTGCTCGCGGTCGCATACCTGCTGGTCATCGCCGCCGCGGCGGACGCCGACGTGCGCGGCCGGCCCACCCCCTGGCGGTCCCGCGCCATGGTCTGGCTCGGCGAGGTGTCGTTCGCCTTCTACCTGGTGCACGTGCTGGTCATGGTCACCGTGCTGCGGCTGACCGGGCACTGGGGGAGCGGCCTGCCCGGCTGGCGCGGCCCGCTCGCGGTCCTCGGCTTCCTGGTGGTCACGCTCGCGCTGGCCGCCGCGCTGCACCGCTGGGTGGAGGTGCCGATGATGCGCCTGCTCGGCCCGTCCCGCCGGGCCCGCGCCGCGTCCCGCATGCCGGCCGCCGCGCCGGCGGTGCCGGCTCCGCGCCGGGCCGCCGACGACGCCGCCGGCCCGGCCGCCGACGGCGGCGCGACGTCCGTCGCCGGTCCGGGCGAGGGCATCGAGTACGCCGGGCGGCGTCGCCCGGACTGA